GGGCAGGTTGCGGATGACACCGGTGGCGGCTGACGGCCAACCATCCACCGCATCCACCGCAGGCAGGCGCGTACACCGACGAGGCGGCACAGTCCGGGCAAACCCAGCAACAAAAGCCAGGCTGTTACCAGGTTCGCCCGGTCTTCCGATGGAAGACGGCAGAAGATATGCAGTCGGTACAGCCAACGTTTCATGAGATTGGAGCTGCCGCTGGCGGCGAATCTGAAGAAACCGGGTCAGGCGGAACAATCTCGATGAGATCAGCTTGTCGAAGCTGCTCCAGCAGGCTGTCGAAATCCCGCTGAAGCCGTTCCGGTTCGACTTCATATTCGTCCAGCAGAGCCGCCAAAGCGTCTTGCAACGTCGGGCAACTGGTGGCTTGCCGCAGCATGCTGTAAGCCACACTGTCCAGGCCGTAGTAATGCTCTGTGACCAGATTGAGCAGGATGGCTTCATCCGCAACAGAGCGCACAATGACATGCTTGGGAATCAGGGCACGGTTCATAAGAGAAAGCATCGTTGCGTCAGGCAGGTGCGGGATTGGGAATAGTTGATAGGCACTTGTTCATCAGGAACAACTGCTATCACGGGTTAAATGTGCAAGCCAATATACTTGTTCGCTGCTCAGAGCGCACGTACTATCGGGTAACATTTTCACTCCGGGTTGAGACAACAGCCAATGTACCCTGATTATGCAGCCCTAACCTACCATGCTTCACTGATTGCTGATGAGCGTCGGGTGCAACCCTTTCAGTCTGCCATCGAGTCTGTCGTACGCCCCGGCGATGTCGTTGCCGACGTTGGCTGCGGAACAGGGATTCTGACGCTTCTGGCATGCCGGGCCGGCGCCCGGCACACCTATGCCATTGATGAAGGCCCCATCATTGAACTTGCCAGGCTGATTATTGAGCAGAATGGTTATGCTGACCGCGTGACATTCATCAATCACCTGTCCACCCGCGCCCGGCTGCCAGAGCCGGTGGATGTCATCGTCTCTGAGACGATAGGCAACTATGGCGCAGAGGAGCTTATTCTCCCGACGCTCCGGGATGCCTGTCGCCGCTGGCTGAAGCCAGGCGGAAAGCTCATTCCGCAGGCACTCGAACTGTACTGCGCACCGATCACCTGGCCGGAAGCCAAGCCAGATTTGTCCGTCTGGCGTGAGCCGGTGTGTGGTTTTGATTTTTCGTCTGCGTTGTCCTTTGCCGTCAACCAGCAGTATCCACGCCGGTTGAGTCCGCAGCACGTGCTGGCCGAAGGGCGCTGCTACTGCCGGGTTGACCTGACCCCCGCCGCGCTGGATGGTGATGCCCTGCCTAGAATAGCCGGGACAGCATGCTTTCGGGTGGCGCAGCCGGGGGTGATGCATGGCATCGGCGGGTGGTTCAAGGCGTGGCTTACGGAAGACATCACGCTGACGAACAGCCCCCTTCTTGAGTCTCCAACCAGTTGGGGACACGTGTGTTTACCGATTGCCGAGCCGCTGCCGGTGGCCGTTGGGGATGAAGTCGAAGTGACGCTCCGGGCGGTTGGCGGCGGCGGTGTGTTGTGCTGGGACGTGACCTGGCGCAGTGTTGGGGGGGAATCCAAAACGTTCCGCCATTCGGACTTCGAGGGCTGGCTGGCAACACCGGAACGCCTGCGTCCGCTGTCGCCCACGGCGGCGCCGGGGCTGGGAGTGGAAGGCAAAATGCAACTCTTTCTGCTGACAAAGCTCGACGCCGGCTGGACAGTTGAGCAGGTCGCCCGTGGGCTACGCGAAAGCTTTTCTTCCGAGTTTCCTACGGATGAGGATGCTCTGGTCTATGTGAAAAGGCAGGCACTGAAGTTCGCTCGTTGAGGCGTAGGGAGCCGGAAGTGCGTCCAGACTCTCCGTTATCCAGTTCGATCGGTTGACCTTCTCCGTAGCGGTCGCTGAGAACAACGCGAAAGCCAAGCGTCGTCAGCAGTTCTTCACGGTGCAGCCCCTCGCGGATTGAGCAGCGGCAGCCATCCGGGAGTGAGGCCCACGAGCCGCCCCGGATGGTGCGGTGTTGCGCCCATTCTTCCTGGCGGATGTTGCGCACCGGCGCGCCCTGCGCCTGAATTCCCGTCAGGCGGGAAGTATAGGTGTCCAGACACCACTCCCGTACGTTGCCGTGCATATCGGCCAGTCCGAAGGGATTGACCCCCAGCGATCCGGCCGGCGTTGGCTTCTTGCGTGGCGGGGCGGCTGGCTCGCCCCGGTAGGGCAGAGACCCGTCGTAGTTTTCAAGCGTCGGCAGCAGGACAGCACCGTAGGCAAACAATCCGATGGCGCCGGCCCGGCAGGCATATTCCCATTCGGCTTCGGTTGGCAGCCGGTAGGGGCGGCCGGTTCTTTTGGTCAGCCGCCGGCAGAACTCGACGGCTTCATCCCAGGTGATGCTGTCCACGGGGAGGTCGTCGCCGGTGTACTTCGATGGGGAAGGCGGTAGGTCACGTTCGACTTTGGGCCAGGACGCGACTTCCCGCCATTGCGCCTGGGTGACTTCGGTCCGCCCCATGTAGAACCCGAAGACCCGCGCGCGCATCGGCGGACGCTCGTTGTCATAGCTTTCGGTTTCATCGGAGACCGTGTTGCCCATGGTAAAACAGCCGCCCGGTACGGCGACCAATTCCAGCGTCACCTGGTTGCCCAGGTTTTCGACAAACCGTTGCGTTTCGCCTTTGACGGTCTCGACGGTGTTGCCTTTGTCGTCCAGTCTGGGAGATTCAAAGGTGACGGTGGAAAGCTGTTCGGCTGGAAGGGCCACGGTTGGCGCCAGCGGCCCGGACGGGCAGGGAACTGCCGGTGGACGTGCCCCCTTGCTGCTGCTGCGTCCACGCCCGCTGCCAGGTGAGGATGTCGTTTCACCGCCACCGGCTTTTCCCCCGCCCACACTCGTGCTGCGTTCCTGGGCAGCAACCTGGGTCACAGGCAGGTTTGGCATGGTCATCGCCCAAAGAAATCCCAGCGCCAGACCAGCCGGCCAGATATGCCAACCTGTTTTCCGTTGCGCCATGCTTTGTCCCTCGGAGCCGCGTTGTCTCGGCCGTCAACGTGCAGTGTAGCAGCTTTGGGATTGCCTGAAGAATGCCCCTGTTGGCTGAACAGACATTTTCATTGGCATTGTGGATGCCGTGTGAAACGGACTCACTTGATGCGCCAGGGAAGTCCGGCCACGACGAAATAGACTTCCGTTGCCGCTGCGGCCACCGACTGGTTGACATTGCCCAGCAGGTCCCGGTAGCGCCGCGCCAGAGCATTGTCGGGAACAATCCCCAGCCCGAC
This window of the Chloracidobacterium sp. N genome carries:
- a CDS encoding PqqD family protein, whose protein sequence is MNRALIPKHVIVRSVADEAILLNLVTEHYYGLDSVAYSMLRQATSCPTLQDALAALLDEYEVEPERLQRDFDSLLEQLRQADLIEIVPPDPVSSDSPPAAAPIS
- a CDS encoding formylglycine-generating enzyme family protein; this encodes MPNLPVTQVAAQERSTSVGGGKAGGGETTSSPGSGRGRSSSKGARPPAVPCPSGPLAPTVALPAEQLSTVTFESPRLDDKGNTVETVKGETQRFVENLGNQVTLELVAVPGGCFTMGNTVSDETESYDNERPPMRARVFGFYMGRTEVTQAQWREVASWPKVERDLPPSPSKYTGDDLPVDSITWDEAVEFCRRLTKRTGRPYRLPTEAEWEYACRAGAIGLFAYGAVLLPTLENYDGSLPYRGEPAAPPRKKPTPAGSLGVNPFGLADMHGNVREWCLDTYTSRLTGIQAQGAPVRNIRQEEWAQHRTIRGGSWASLPDGCRCSIREGLHREELLTTLGFRVVLSDRYGEGQPIELDNGESGRTSGSLRLNERTSVPAFSHRPEHPHP
- a CDS encoding 50S ribosomal protein L11 methyltransferase, translating into MYPDYAALTYHASLIADERRVQPFQSAIESVVRPGDVVADVGCGTGILTLLACRAGARHTYAIDEGPIIELARLIIEQNGYADRVTFINHLSTRARLPEPVDVIVSETIGNYGAEELILPTLRDACRRWLKPGGKLIPQALELYCAPITWPEAKPDLSVWREPVCGFDFSSALSFAVNQQYPRRLSPQHVLAEGRCYCRVDLTPAALDGDALPRIAGTACFRVAQPGVMHGIGGWFKAWLTEDITLTNSPLLESPTSWGHVCLPIAEPLPVAVGDEVEVTLRAVGGGGVLCWDVTWRSVGGESKTFRHSDFEGWLATPERLRPLSPTAAPGLGVEGKMQLFLLTKLDAGWTVEQVARGLRESFSSEFPTDEDALVYVKRQALKFAR